CGAGTTGCGGATCGACGGCTTCAAACGCGGCGCGCGCCGACTTCAGCACGAGCGGAAATGCCACGACCGTCGACGCGATTACCGCGCCTTGCCAGGTGAACACCAACTGGATATCGAAACGATCGAGCCAACTGCCGATCACGCCGCGCCGCCCGAGCAGCACGAGCAGGTAGTAGCCGAGCACGGTGGGCGGCATCACGAGCGGCAGCGTCAGCAGCGAGTCGACCAGATCGCGCGCGCCGGAACGCCAGCGCGACAGGCCGAAGCCCGCCGCGACGCCGAACACCAGATTGAGCGCGGTGGCCCAGCCCGCTACTTTGAGCGACAGCAAGAGCGGAATCCAGGCCTGTTGCATGGGCGTGCGATGCCTCGGTGACTAGTGCTGACTAGTAGCGGTTAATGCGCGGGTTTGAAGCCGTACTTCGCCAGCACGGCCTGGCCAGCGGGCGACAGCACGAAGCTGATGAACGCTTGCGCGTCGGCCGCGTGACGGCTGCCTTCGACTTGCGCGATCGGATAGGTGATCGGCGTTTGCGTCGGCACGTTCAGCGCGACCTTGACCTTGTCCGGCATGACGGCGGCGTCGGTGCTGAAGACGAAGCCGGCGTCGACTTCGCCGCGCGACACGTAGTCGAGGCTTTGACGCACGTTGGCCGCCAGCACGGCCTTCGCGCTGACCGCGCCCCACACGCCCGCGGCCTGCAGCGCGCCTTGCGCATAACGGCCGATCGGCACGGAAGCCGGATCGCCATACGCGACACGTTTCACGTTCGCCGATGCCAGATCGTTGATGGCGGTCGGCGCGAAGTGGCTGTCCGTCGGCACGATCAGCACCAGCGAGTTCGCGGCGAAGTCCTTGCGCGTGGCCGGCACGATCACTTTTTCGGTGGTAGCTTTGTCCATGGCTTTCTGATCTGCGGACGCGAACACGTCGGCGGGCGCGCCCTTGGCGATTTGCTGCATCAGCACGTCGGAGGCGCCGAAGTTGAGCAGGACCTTGGTGCCGGGATGCTGCTGCTCGAACACGTCGCTGACGGCCTTGAAGGCGTTGGTCAGGCTGGCGGCGGCGGAGACCACCAGTTCATCGGCGCGCGCATTGACGCTGACAACCAGGGAGAAGGCGCTGGCGACGAACAGCGCGTGTTTCAGGAAGCGGCGGGACAGTGTCATGGAGGCTTGGGAGTCCGGCGCAGACCGGAGCGGCAGGTTAAAACGCTATCGTAATATATGAAAGGTTATAACGGTAACCATGACGGTTATTCAACTGTGCGCATAACCCGATGCGTGATGCGGCAACGGGTCGGCGTGTTAAACGTGGGATGAACGCGGCGGCGTGAGGGTATTGAGCGTTTGCGACAGCGGCGTAGTGGCCGGGCGGACATCGCGCACGGCCCGCCACTTGGCGCGGATGAACGGCCGCTCATGGCCGGACACCTTCAGCGCGATATGCGTGACCCAACGTTGCGTGGGCACATGAACGCCGTGCATCAGCAGCGCGAGGATCATCAGACTCGCGGTGACGGGCAGCGCCGACAGACGGCCGGGTTCGGCATGCCACGCCATACGCACGAACAGCAGCGCGGCGAGCGCGCCGACCAGACAGCCGGTAATGGCTTCAGAGGGCGAGTGAGCGCTCAGCACGACGCGCGACAACCCCACCGCGATACCGGCGGCCAGGCCGAGCAACACGCCGAGCAAACGGATGGCCGGCCGCGACGGCAGCAGCATTAAGAACAGCGCGACCGGATAGACCGCGGTGGAGAGCATGGCGTGACCGCTGACACCGGTGAAATCCAGTTCGCGCACGCCCACGCCCCAGCCGAGGAAGGCCAGCTTGGTCACGGTCGTCACGCCGATGGCCGCGCCCAGCACCAGCAGCCAGCCCGCTGCCATGCGCCACGAATAGCCGACGGCCAGCCACAGCGCGATGGCGAACGCGAGCGGCAGC
This genomic stretch from Paraburkholderia bryophila harbors:
- the modB gene encoding molybdate ABC transporter permease subunit; protein product: MQQAWIPLLLSLKVAGWATALNLVFGVAAGFGLSRWRSGARDLVDSLLTLPLVMPPTVLGYYLLVLLGRRGVIGSWLDRFDIQLVFTWQGAVIASTVVAFPLVLKSARAAFEAVDPQLERAARTLGVSETAVFFRVTLPLASRGILAGGLLAFARALGEFGATLMIAGNLPGRTQTLSVAVYSAVQAGDDSTANFLVLVTSVTCVVILLLAGRLVPQHTLLTSR
- the modA gene encoding molybdate ABC transporter substrate-binding protein, with the protein product MTLSRRFLKHALFVASAFSLVVSVNARADELVVSAAASLTNAFKAVSDVFEQQHPGTKVLLNFGASDVLMQQIAKGAPADVFASADQKAMDKATTEKVIVPATRKDFAANSLVLIVPTDSHFAPTAINDLASANVKRVAYGDPASVPIGRYAQGALQAAGVWGAVSAKAVLAANVRQSLDYVSRGEVDAGFVFSTDAAVMPDKVKVALNVPTQTPITYPIAQVEGSRHAADAQAFISFVLSPAGQAVLAKYGFKPAH
- a CDS encoding phosphatase PAP2 family protein, with translation MPDLPVHLWYAITSLGGAGMTLPLAFAIALWLAVGYSWRMAAGWLLVLGAAIGVTTVTKLAFLGWGVGVRELDFTGVSGHAMLSTAVYPVALFLMLLPSRPAIRLLGVLLGLAAGIAVGLSRVVLSAHSPSEAITGCLVGALAALLFVRMAWHAEPGRLSALPVTASLMILALLMHGVHVPTQRWVTHIALKVSGHERPFIRAKWRAVRDVRPATTPLSQTLNTLTPPRSSHV